From the Pseudomonas putida genome, one window contains:
- a CDS encoding sarcosine oxidase subunit delta — protein MLHIFCPHCGELRSEEEFHASGQAHIARPLDPNACSDEEWGTYMFYRDNPRGIHHELWDHVAGCRQYFNVTRNTVTYEILETYKIGEKPQVTDAGKPSSAPSTVKGQGEKV, from the coding sequence ATGTTGCATATTTTCTGTCCCCATTGTGGCGAGCTGCGCTCCGAAGAAGAGTTCCACGCCTCTGGCCAGGCGCACATCGCCCGCCCGCTGGACCCCAACGCCTGCTCCGACGAGGAGTGGGGCACCTACATGTTCTACCGTGACAACCCACGCGGTATTCACCACGAACTGTGGGACCACGTTGCCGGCTGCCGCCAGTACTTCAACGTCACCCGTAACACCGTGACTTACGAAATTCTGGAAACCTACAAGATTGGCGAGAAGCCGCAAGTGACCGACGCCGGCAAGCCAAGCAGCGCACCGTCGACCGTCAAAGGCCAAGGGGAAAAAGTATGA